The following are from one region of the Gammaproteobacteria bacterium genome:
- a CDS encoding cupin domain-containing protein — MTPKVFLRDYWQKRPLLVRNALPGFNGLLTRDELMALACNEDAESRLVTQRNGKWQLKHGPLDSADLARLPKRNWTLLVQDVNHFLSSARDLLTQFRFIPHARLDDLMVSYAPKGGGIGPHFDSYDVFLLQGMGSRRWQISAQLDDEFIADAPLRILKNFQAEQEWVLEPGDMLYLPPKYAHNGIAVDDCMTYSIGFRAPSHQELITQFLVHLQDNMVTDGWYSDPDLQMQSHPARISVAMQSQVNSILKKIKWDRKDIQDFLGIYLSEPKSHVFFEQPVKSSAMRAFLKKIKESGVQLDLKSRILSSNNKFYINGEIFEVRSATAYKTLLNLADNHQLPPTPDIDQETGEILYQWYVNGYIKNWA; from the coding sequence ATGACGCCGAAGGTTTTTTTGCGAGATTACTGGCAGAAGCGTCCCTTGCTGGTGAGAAATGCATTACCGGGCTTCAATGGCTTATTAACTCGTGACGAATTGATGGCACTGGCGTGTAATGAAGATGCGGAATCGCGCCTGGTAACTCAAAGAAATGGTAAATGGCAGCTCAAGCATGGTCCGCTGGATAGCGCCGATTTGGCGAGGTTGCCCAAAAGGAATTGGACCTTGCTGGTGCAGGATGTCAATCACTTTCTTTCTTCGGCACGTGATTTATTAACACAATTCCGCTTTATACCGCACGCCCGGTTGGATGATTTGATGGTCAGCTATGCGCCTAAAGGTGGTGGGATCGGGCCGCACTTTGATTCCTACGATGTGTTTTTGCTGCAGGGAATGGGTTCCAGGCGCTGGCAGATATCCGCACAGCTGGATGATGAGTTTATTGCGGATGCGCCGCTTAGGATCTTGAAGAATTTTCAAGCGGAGCAGGAATGGGTGTTAGAGCCTGGCGATATGCTTTATTTGCCACCCAAGTATGCGCATAACGGTATTGCCGTGGATGACTGTATGACATATTCCATCGGTTTTCGCGCCCCTAGTCACCAGGAATTGATAACGCAATTTCTTGTTCATTTGCAGGATAATATGGTGACGGACGGCTGGTATTCCGATCCCGACTTGCAGATGCAGTCTCATCCCGCAAGAATTAGTGTGGCTATGCAATCACAAGTTAACTCGATATTGAAGAAAATAAAATGGGATCGGAAAGATATCCAGGATTTTCTGGGAATTTATCTGTCGGAACCCAAGTCGCATGTTTTTTTTGAACAACCGGTGAAGTCATCAGCAATGCGCGCTTTTCTGAAGAAGATTAAGGAAAGCGGGGTGCAGCTCGATTTAAAAAGCAGGATCTTAAGCAGTAATAATAAATTTTATATCAATGGTGAAATTTTTGAGGTTCGTTCCGCCACCGCATATAAAACATTACTCAATCTGGCTGATAATCACCAATTACCGCCAACACCCGATATAGATCAAGAAACCGGAGAGATTCTTTATCAATGGTATGTCAATGGATACATCAAAAATTGGGCGTAG
- the msrB gene encoding peptide-methionine (R)-S-oxide reductase MsrB, whose translation MNRRIFLQRMGVSTVFPAIPFIFPVQLVASGVNSAAIAPLNKPKEAWRGLITPEAYRILFEEDTEEAGSSELNAETREGIYICAACYLPLFESQYKYESGSGWPSFTQPISGHVGTRPDYQLIFLRTEYHCARCGGHQGHVFKDGPPPRGERWCNNGLALKFVPQTDSLPALRG comes from the coding sequence ATGAATAGACGTATTTTTTTGCAGCGGATGGGTGTATCCACTGTGTTTCCCGCCATTCCGTTTATTTTTCCGGTGCAACTCGTTGCAAGCGGTGTCAATTCGGCGGCAATCGCGCCACTCAATAAGCCGAAAGAAGCTTGGCGCGGATTGATAACACCGGAGGCCTACCGGATTTTGTTTGAGGAAGATACCGAAGAAGCCGGAAGCAGTGAGTTAAATGCTGAAACGCGCGAAGGAATCTATATTTGTGCAGCATGTTATTTGCCGCTGTTTGAGAGCCAATATAAATACGAAAGCGGGAGCGGATGGCCCAGTTTTACCCAACCCATTTCCGGACATGTTGGCACCAGACCCGACTATCAGCTCATTTTTCTGCGCACGGAATATCACTGTGCGCGTTGCGGCGGGCACCAAGGACATGTTTTTAAAGATGGTCCGCCACCGAGAGGTGAGCGCTGGTGCAATAACGGCTTGGCACTGAAATTTGTACCGCAGACCGATTCGTTACCGGCGCTTAGGGGTTGA
- a CDS encoding acetyl-CoA carboxylase carboxyltransferase subunit alpha, producing the protein MKITFLEFEQNIAEFESKIEELRFAQDDSALDISAEIARLQAKSQSLTKNVYAKLTPWQISQVARHPQRPYTLDYIEHLFTHFEELHGDRNFSDDHAIVGGLARFNGQTVMVIGHQKGRDTREKIYRNFGMPKPEGYRKALRLMRLAEKFSIPLITFIDTPGAYPGIDAEERGQSEAIGRNLYVLAELRIPVICVIIGEGGSGGALAVAVGDMIHMLQYATYSVISPEGCASILWKSADKAPEAAEIMGITADRLKAMNLIDSIITEPIGGAHRDYPAIMQSVKTVLKESLRKLQDHSIEALLEKRLDRLMAYGSFKEVKIE; encoded by the coding sequence ATGAAAATCACTTTTCTGGAATTTGAGCAAAATATTGCAGAATTTGAATCAAAAATTGAAGAATTACGCTTTGCGCAGGATGATTCGGCTTTGGATATTTCTGCAGAAATTGCACGCCTGCAAGCAAAAAGCCAGTCGCTGACGAAAAATGTATACGCCAAACTGACACCTTGGCAAATCTCGCAAGTCGCCCGTCACCCACAGCGCCCGTATACACTGGATTACATCGAACATTTATTTACCCATTTCGAAGAATTACACGGCGACCGGAATTTCTCCGATGATCATGCCATTGTCGGCGGTCTGGCGCGGTTTAACGGACAAACCGTGATGGTAATCGGTCATCAAAAAGGCCGTGACACACGGGAAAAAATTTATCGCAACTTCGGCATGCCGAAACCGGAAGGTTATCGCAAAGCGCTGCGCTTAATGCGCCTGGCGGAAAAATTCTCGATCCCTCTAATTACTTTTATCGATACACCCGGAGCATATCCCGGTATTGATGCGGAAGAACGCGGTCAGTCGGAAGCCATCGGCAGAAATCTCTATGTCCTGGCGGAATTAAGAATTCCCGTCATCTGCGTCATCATTGGCGAAGGCGGCTCCGGCGGTGCCTTGGCTGTCGCCGTGGGCGACATGATCCATATGTTGCAATACGCCACTTATTCCGTCATATCGCCGGAAGGTTGCGCCTCGATTTTATGGAAAAGCGCCGATAAGGCGCCGGAAGCTGCCGAGATCATGGGCATTACCGCTGATCGTTTGAAAGCCATGAATCTGATCGACAGCATCATTACCGAGCCCATTGGCGGCGCGCACCGCGATTATCCCGCCATCATGCAATCGGTTAAAACCGTGCTGAAAGAATCGCTACGCAAACTTCAGGATCATTCAATCGAAGCGCTTCTGGAAAAACGTCTGGATCGGCTGATGGCCTATGGCTCATTCAAGGAAGTCAAAATCGAATAG